TTGATTGAAACAAGTTCGAGAGTTGTGGAAACTAGTTCGAGAGTTTCCGAGAGGAGTGGTAGTAGGGGTTTTGATTGTCAAACTACTAGTAGTATGTATATGGGTGGTGATATGGTTAGTAGTAGAGGTTTGGATGCTTATTATGTTATTGAGTCAGATTTGATTACACGGGATGAGACATTGGAGCCAATAGAGTTGAGGGAGGGGATGATATTCGACTCAAAAAAAGTGTTGATACATACGGTTAGAGATTTTCATATCCGGAATCATCAAGAGATTAAGGTGGTTAGATCAAGTGATGTGTATTGGATTGTGGTTTATAAGAATAAGGATACTGGTTGTGAATAGAGTTTAAAATCTAGGTTGCGAAAATCACTTGGGAAATTTCATATTATGGAAACTTCGGGACTACACACATGTTTACGCACCACCATTACTCAAGACCATCCTAATTTGACATCTCATGATATTCTTGAACTAGTTAAGGATCAAATCATAGTTGATCCCACGGTTAAGGAAAAAGTGTTGATGGCCACGGTGAAAAGTATTTTTGGTTACCAACCGGGAAGAAAGAAGATTAGAGATGCCAAAAAGCTAGCAATTGATGAAGAACATGGATCTTGGAAAGGATCATATGAAGACCTCCCTTTTTTTAATGGAAGTGTTGTAATGTTTTAATGTGGGAACCAAGGTTTATTGGGTTTTTAAGGAGGATGAGATGTAAGATCGTGGGAGCTTAGAGGCATTCTATCTTTTTATACTAGTATCGTATAGATTTTTAAATGCTTTTTCATATTTATGTAATGTTTTGTAGTTAATGAGTATATTATGTCTTTATTTGGAACATGAAATGACATTCAAGAGACTCTTCTGGGCTTTCAAACCATGCATTGATGGATTTGAGCAATGTATGCCTATCATACATATAGATGGGATTCACCTATACGGTCCATATTCGGGTGTACTATTGAGTGCTGTGGCCGTAGATGGCTTTAGTCATATTCTTCCACTTGCATTTGCTATTGTTGAATCCGAGAATGTTTCTAGTTGGGGGTGGTTCATGGATAGATTGAGGAGATTTGTGGTAGGTAGGAAAAATGGGATTTGTGTCATTTCTGATAGACATGTTGGGATTATTGCTGCTATGCGACAGATAGGATGGTGCGAGCCCCTTGACCATCATAGATTTTGCATTAGCACTTGGCTACAAATTTTTCTACTACACATAGGAGAAAGGGATTGAAAAATAGGTTAGTTGAGTTGGCTTCTCAGGTGTAAGAGAAGAAGTTTGATTTTTTATGGGAACAATTGTTGATTATGGAGCCTAGGACGACGGAATGGTTTGAGGATAAACCATTAAGTAAATGGTCTTTAGCATATGATGGAGGGAAACTTTTTGGCATGATGACCACCAACCATGCGGAAAGTTGGAATAACGCGATCCTTGATGCTAGAAAGCTCCCGATTAATTCATTGGTTAGAGCACTATTTTTGAAGACGGTTGAGTATTTTGATGAAGGGCGTTTGGAAATTACAACCGAATTATCTAAAGGTCGATTGTTTACTAATTATGCAAGCAAGAGGTTAAGTCGGTCAATTGTGCGTGCTAggtgtaacaccctccaaatccggggtatagatctGGGGTATTACTTGCCACTAATTACATTATTAAACCtgtacaataataataatatacatataacaacccattttctactactactcaggatcttttaaggttaaggtGTGAAAGCAAGAACAACTTACTATCTTTATTACAAACAACCCAAATAAACAGTCTTACATGCCTTCTTTAACACAAACCAGTTGTCTACATATTTTTAAACTAAACTTCTTTTATTCAAGCAACATCTACATCTACTTCCACTACACCTGCACGGGCATCTCAAAACCCTCTTCTGGGATTGGAATTAGCACCCTTGGTGTCAGAGGGTCCCGCCGTCTGACCCACTTCTTGACCACTCGAGTAGGATGGGTTTCATTCTCggccttaactgaaaaacaaggtgaataacaataataggAGTGAGCCATAATTGCTCAACCAGCTtgcaacatatatatatatatatagtgtaaagagagaagaTTAAGTAAATCGGTAATCTGATTGTTCGTGTAACCACATGTTTCCGCAAGGAATAATTAAGGCCACTAtcggcgagtaccaaatgaattATACTAGAcacaaaaaccaacatatgcactataacctcctaatcagtcaggatatagcgTGGATCTGTACCCAtctgcatagacccaccaacatatagggtacccaggcattatggcctaataatcaagggtctgGTTCATACCCGACCCATAttgtaaccatccagtccatggatcagcatccggaacaatcggtgTGCTTTGATGTATTCCAATATCAAAATATatcagaatatatatatatatatatgtatatataactattggaatatgaatagaggattcgATGTCTTAGGAGAAATCATGAATcgaattgaaatatgaataaaggaacaTTAGTTGTGTATCATTGTTTTTGAACATGAATTATCATTGTGTAGCTGCCATCAAAATCAGGAAGCacttcactattctgaacttagaataggggaaaaacttgcctggtatACGGTCTACTTCGGGTAGTTCACAGTTCCCTAACTCTGGCTTGATCCGCCTTGCTGGTGTTGaatctatcaaagaaagatactcGTTTAGTTGACTTATATCGTAATCGTATATCAGACTGAGACCACGTAGCCCTTATAATCTACCCGCACGActctatctgactcgtatataaaTTATCTAGCAAATAAGACTCAAGTAATCACATAAATCACgtaacacataagtcacatagttgATTTGAACttacaaatatttttagaatcgaaatcggaTCTTTATTCGCATTAACAGAAaatatctgactcgtttcctaatTTTATGGAATTTATTCGACTCGTTTCTAAAAATAAAAAGgtctttaattaaataaatatcgTAAGCCGACTCGCTCTCGAAAGAAATTAAcatttataactatttttaatggattcaggtcatttttctgagtctaagggctttcgtttcgattaaatgggataaacggttcaattattacgcaataaataagaataaattaattagtatttaatataatcaattattcacaaataattaatcctcaaatatatttttaaataattttctaggaaaaatcagatttaaaaataatttttccctaatttttggaattaaataagatttattacaaattattcaaataaattgattaattataaaataattaatcaatatgaataaataataaataaataaataagatataattaaatgaataaataaataaataattttcgAATTTTCTAAAATAAGAAAACAGTTTAGatttatttacaaaataaatcaaataattaatcaaataattatttgatttactaaataaaaagaaattgattttccgaatttataaatttaaaagtaAAATAGAATATTCCAAAACACATTTTTAGAAATCAATTCAGTAAAacaagatcaaaaccgggttggaATTAAATCCAACCGAGTCGCCAAGAATCCTACCCAGATCCGGGTTGAACACCGCCGGAATATGGGTTTTCCAGAAATCGGCCGGTGAGCCCCGTTTCCGGCGGGATTCCGGCCATTCCTAAACACCACCAAAACGTTATTGTTTCAGGAAAACTCGAGCCCAAATTCATTCTATATCATCCCAGCTAGGGGTGAGCAGAAAACTGCACAAACCGCAAAAACCGTCCGCACCGCACCAATTCGCACCGCAAAATGCGATTTTTAATTTTCATGGTGCGGTTGtagtttgaatttttaataaaccgcaTGGTGCGGTGTGAGTTgtggttttaaatttctgaaatacggttcaaaccgcaccgcaccacaatatttaatatgttataaataaatatataatatacttatatTCCTATCGGATCATCCCACTCAATATTTACAGCCCAATACTTAATTAGGTTATTGTTTTCTCTTCAGTTGGCCGCACAAGCACTTCCCTCAAGTACCAAGATTACATTACATCCTATTGTTTCTTATGTGATTAGAATAGTTAGCCTTGAACTCAATTCATGATCAATGtttacaaatttattttttcaaaCTTAATAATAATTCATGATCAAATTTTGGAGCTGCTATTTATGCCTTTTGATTTGCACTTTTAAGTTATTTTTGTTTTGTAATAGAATTCCTAAAAAGTTAAACTTTCCGGTgtgtaatttctttttctttttctttttttaaatcgtaggtaacccgcagccgctacccttcgggtgcgcactgggtaaaccctacgggctcacgcaatagcctgtaaaccacgtgaaccaagataaaccgcatttaagcgacaaaccctgactcaggaggcataatcataaattctcctcccatgggattcgaacctgtgaccaagaggagagttatcctctctttaaccagctaagccaacccttgcgggcccGGTGTGTAATTTCTAACTTGTATTATTGAAGAATATTAGCAAATTTATGTTATATTATTCGAAAATttgattaaatttaagttttgtattttatttaaatcTTTCGAACTTTTAAAGTGTAAACCGCATTGAACCGCACCAAACCGCATCACATTTTCGTGGTATGGTTTATGCGGTTTTTAAGGGTATGCGGTGCATGTGCGGTTTGGAAATTTGATCAAACCGCATGTGCAGTTCGGTTTGCGGTTTGAGGAAAAAACCGCACCGCGCTCACCCCTAATCCCAGCACCTCAAATCATCCCACAACAGTGTTACACGATGCCTGGATCGTGATTTCCGGCAACAACGGTGAATAATCCGACGACCTTCAAACCAAAGTCCGGCGAAGTCATTTTTGGTTAATTCGAAACCAAACAACACGATTCTGGTACTAAATTAAAGCCCTAAGTGTCTACAATCATCTCCTATAAGCAAAATCCATCACAAACATCTATGAATAaaaaaaacgaaatcaaaaatCGGAAAAACCAAGAACATGGTCATAACAATCCAGGGGTTATATAATCAATATAAACACATAAAATTATTTCTCAGATCAAGATATAGCTATATGAATCATCAAAACAACCAAACGATTCCTTGAACTCAAAAATCGAAACCAAagtcaagaacacaaaaatttgATTTTAACAAATATCCAACCTCGATTAATGATGTTGGTGTCAAAAGATCCGTCTCTTTGAGAGGATTAAATTGGTTACTCGAGCAAAATCCGTGGTTCAGTGAATCTCCCACAATCACAGTTTGATTTTCAAGCAAAAGTAAGAATATAAACCTCACCCTAAACCTATTTTTCAGATTTAATTacttttttaataattaattagctATTTATAGTAGCAATAAaatacccctaattaaaattaaggccctaattatatatctattaaaattaattgacccctaattttataatttttgggtattaactttaaatttttaaatatctaataaatacaaaatatatgtcaaaaattctcaaaaattgcaaattatacaaaaatgcaaagaaaaataatacttgataatttcatgatcctataaaaataaaaatatgatttttgtggggcttttgacacccaaaggggcccggaaaagttgTTTTTCGCGAAACAAGAAAATTTGTAAAACGACTGGATGTTCAAAATATCGATATGGTATAAGCCATACTAGGCAAAATAAGgccaataattttttttgaattatcGGCTACTACAACACTGTTTGGGCCTTacaacttttgatataaaaacaTTTGACTCATAATAAAACACCCGATAACTATCCAGAATACAATCTGACCAAAACAGAGTACACGCAGCACATAACAGctagggttttatgactcaatACACTTAATGGCATAATAAAACACATACATCATCTTTATTAACatataatacaaacgtaatttctcggtcgttacactaGGGGTCATAGTGTTAAAGTTTATGATCGAAATTCTTTGTTGTTTGAAGTAGTCACTAGGAAAGTTGACCAAAAGGGGGGGGGGGATATGCATACCGTTAAGATTCCCGAGTACTTGTGTTCTTGTGGGAAATGACAAACGTATCGTATTCCTTGTTCTCATGTTATAGCATGTTGTGCGCATTTGAAATTGAGCCATGAATCGTTGGTTGATGAAATCTATAGGTTAGAGAATGTATCGATGGTTTACAATGGTGTTTCCGAACCCATTCCGAGCAAAGGAGATTCTTGTTGGCCGACGGGTATTAACTTTCCAAACGTGTTTCATGACAAAGATGTTGAGAAAAAGAAGGGAAGAAGGAAGTCGACGAGGTATCAAAATGCGATAAATTCTGAAGCACCCAAGGGGAAAAAATGAGTTGTTTTAGATATTTGTTTAGTAATAATGTTTGCTAAAAAAATGTATTGAATTGGGAGTTTTTTTATTGATCATTTTGATGTATTTGTGTGTTTTGTTATTGTTAATATAATCGTATACTTTAATTCCGTGAAATAGCAAATTTTTTTTagtgtttttatttattttagcaGAAAATTAAAAATTTCCAGTGTGTAGTGAAAAGAACAGTAGCCACTGATGTTCATCGTGCAAAACTACTCTTTAAATGGCGTTTAGCACAAAACAACAGTTCATCTTACGTTTTGGCTCTAAACGTTTCTTTAACCCCAATTTTACttttttgtttattttaaaaAACAGAAAAACGTTTCATAATGTGCCGtttattttgtttattttatttaaataatcatcAACATTTACCCTGTAAACGATTCTTTATACAGCGTTTTACTTTTTAAAAAACAGAAAAACAACTTATTAACCTCCGTTTTAACTTAAATGTGCCGtttatgttttttattttattttaataaaatcaTCAGCATAACGGTTTATTAAGTGTCGTTTTAcgtatttataatttttttaaaaaaagtgaaACGATTTACGATCCCAcgttttataatttttattgtACGCTTAACGGTTCACGAAGTTCCGTTTTatgtttaaaaaaaaaatcaaaa
This genomic interval from Apium graveolens cultivar Ventura chromosome 8, ASM990537v1, whole genome shotgun sequence contains the following:
- the LOC141680544 gene encoding uncharacterized protein LOC141680544, with translation METSGLHTCLRTTITQDHPNLTSHDILELVKDQIIVDPTVKEKVLMATVKSIFGYQPGRKKIRDAKKLAIDEEHGSWKGSYEDLPFFNGSVLMSILCLYLEHEMTFKRLFWAFKPCIDGFEQCMPIIHIDGIHLYGPYSGVLLSAVAVDGFSHILPLAFAIVESENVSSWGWFMDRLRRFVVGRKNGICVISDRHVGIIAAMRQIGWCEPLDHHRFCISTWLQIFLLHIGERD